One window of the Methanocaldococcus vulcanius M7 genome contains the following:
- the mtnP gene encoding S-methyl-5'-thioadenosine phosphorylase — protein sequence MIGIIGGTGIAGILKGDKEEVINTKYGKAKVIIDKESDVVLLFRHGASHSLPPHKINYRANIYALKMLGVERILAINSVGSLKIDLKPGMFFIPNDFIEFTKKREETFYDCGKVVHIDMTEPYCPQLRNVLKSILEKRKYAYGEGVYVCTEGPRFETKREIEIYKNWGDVVGMTGYPEVVLARELEICYTSLCSITNYACGISKNILTVDEVLSTIKEMEDKILNIVEEFVNYKFGERDCICKDALKHAVIG from the coding sequence ATGATTGGAATAATAGGTGGAACAGGAATTGCAGGAATTTTGAAAGGAGATAAAGAGGAAGTGATTAACACAAAATATGGGAAAGCAAAAGTTATTATTGACAAAGAAAGTGATGTTGTTTTATTATTTAGACATGGAGCAAGTCATAGCTTACCTCCTCATAAAATAAATTATAGGGCAAACATATACGCTTTAAAAATGCTTGGAGTAGAGAGGATCTTGGCTATAAATTCTGTTGGTTCTCTAAAAATCGATTTAAAGCCAGGAATGTTTTTTATACCAAATGATTTTATCGAATTTACTAAAAAAAGAGAAGAAACATTTTACGATTGTGGAAAAGTTGTTCATATTGATATGACAGAGCCATACTGCCCACAACTTAGGAATGTTTTAAAATCAATACTGGAAAAAAGGAAATACGCTTACGGAGAAGGGGTTTATGTTTGCACTGAAGGGCCGAGATTCGAAACAAAGAGAGAAATAGAGATATACAAAAATTGGGGAGATGTTGTAGGAATGACTGGCTATCCAGAAGTGGTTTTAGCGAGGGAGTTAGAAATATGCTACACCTCACTGTGCAGTATAACTAACTATGCATGTGGTATTTCAAAGAACATTTTAACCGTTGATGAGGTCTTATCTACAATAAAAGAGATGGAAGATAAGATATTAAACATAGTTGAGGAATTTGTAAACTACAAATTCGGAGAAAGGGACTGTATTTGTAAAGATGCTTTAAAACATGCGGTTATTGGATAA
- the trpE gene encoding anthranilate synthase component I, with amino-acid sequence MIIKKIKMSSEPLSVYEQIRGENTFLLESAEGVPKIARYSILGKAEGKLTFKNGKLEVDAFTEFGELAKELEGKYECPLDALREVRNHYLRFIDISNIEPIPRFKGGLVGYLSYDIIRYWIDLSEIHPKPVNDLNFPDAEFFIIKDFISYDLKEGVVNLVAESKEGIDHLKDIVERSRGIKINKNNKDNVKNKNEKQEEKNLKIKSNMSKEEFIGAVKKAKEYIFSGDIFQVVLSRRIEVDLENLDHLEIYKKVREINPSPYMYYLDFGDRKIIGSSPEILVRTNYTNNKRLVITRPIAGTIRRGKTEEEDKELENKLLNDEKERAEHVMLVDLARNDIGKISKFGTVEVSDFMTIEKYSHVQHIVSNVIGELKDNYDSFLAVKATFPAGTLSGAPKVRAMEIIEELEKTWRGPYGGGVGYFGWDDLMDLAITIRTFVILKNKGYIQVGAGIVADSVPENEWEETERKGMANVKTIETLIKTKN; translated from the coding sequence ATGATAATTAAAAAAATAAAGATGAGTTCTGAACCTCTAAGTGTTTATGAACAAATTAGAGGGGAGAATACATTTTTATTAGAGTCCGCTGAGGGCGTTCCAAAAATAGCAAGATATTCTATCTTAGGGAAAGCAGAGGGAAAGTTAACATTTAAAAATGGCAAATTGGAAGTAGATGCATTTACAGAATTTGGAGAGTTAGCAAAAGAATTAGAAGGAAAGTATGAATGCCCATTAGATGCTTTAAGAGAAGTTAGAAATCATTATTTAAGATTTATTGATATATCAAACATTGAACCAATTCCAAGATTTAAAGGAGGACTTGTCGGATATTTAAGTTATGATATTATAAGATACTGGATAGATCTCTCTGAAATTCATCCAAAGCCCGTAAATGACCTAAACTTTCCAGATGCGGAGTTTTTTATAATAAAGGACTTTATCTCCTATGATTTAAAGGAAGGAGTTGTTAACTTAGTTGCAGAAAGTAAAGAGGGCATAGATCATTTGAAAGATATTGTAGAGAGGTCAAGAGGTATTAAAATTAATAAAAATAATAAAGATAATGTTAAAAATAAAAATGAAAAACAGGAAGAAAAAAATTTAAAAATAAAGTCGAATATGAGTAAAGAGGAGTTTATAGGAGCAGTAAAAAAGGCAAAAGAGTATATTTTCTCTGGAGATATTTTCCAGGTTGTTTTATCAAGGAGGATAGAGGTTGATTTAGAAAACTTAGATCACTTAGAGATCTACAAAAAAGTTAGGGAGATTAACCCTTCTCCTTACATGTATTATTTGGACTTTGGAGATAGAAAAATTATCGGTTCCTCTCCGGAAATACTGGTTAGAACTAACTATACAAACAATAAAAGATTGGTTATAACACGACCGATTGCTGGAACTATAAGAAGAGGAAAAACAGAAGAGGAAGATAAGGAATTGGAAAATAAGTTATTAAATGATGAAAAAGAGAGAGCTGAGCATGTTATGCTTGTTGATTTAGCAAGAAATGATATTGGAAAGATCTCAAAATTTGGAACTGTTGAAGTTAGCGATTTTATGACCATAGAGAAATATTCTCATGTTCAACATATTGTAAGTAATGTAATTGGAGAGTTAAAAGATAATTACGATTCCTTCTTGGCGGTAAAAGCTACATTTCCAGCTGGGACGTTAAGTGGAGCTCCAAAGGTTAGAGCTATGGAGATCATTGAAGAACTCGAAAAAACATGGAGAGGACCTTACGGAGGAGGCGTTGGATATTTCGGATGGGATGATTTGATGGATCTTGCTATAACCATAAGAACCTTTGTAATATTAAAAAATAAGGGATATATTCAAGTTGGAGCAGGAATCGTGGCTGATTCAGTTCCAGAAAATGAATGGGAAGAGACAGAAAGAAAGGGAATGGCTAATGTTAAAACGATTGAAACCCTAATAAAAACTAAAAATTAG
- the csx2 gene encoding TIGR02221 family CRISPR-associated protein translates to MLKVLIAPLGVGKSAEEKDVSKRKYNTAKYVLNGEEETSPFILSILTKTLKVDKVIVVGTARSMWEELYRYYANEVKEFDKEYWIEIGKKVGESKHSHYALSENDLKKVEEVIDKYLQKINKNATGGSKCKIIKYGINREEIWENFDIFMGLIDEINEGDEIYLDITHAFRSIPLFMYVMLEFMRYFKNVKLKGIYYGMLDVMSELGYAPVVDLSPIFEISEWVRGMYEFTTYGNGYLISELLEEEDKEIANRLKKISQYIDANFLKELKEEVKDLKPLIDSKKNKGKFLKYFIPELQKFVNKLNYEKSDFDFQISMAKWNFENKKYSSGYMCLTDSIFWKMCNIYNLPPIHENREIMKGIIYNPQLQRQHSDIKAVWDLHYNRLRDKRNKIAHADVSKGGKGLDPEKDLNDVIKVLEDMKIRNMDDIIKELLNTCENDKKTFALLIKILKSKIVKKVIDAYNLNDDENSWNFVKCNLLHKENRCSNENLKKLINLFNKEYSCVDELKEAFQEVKRMRNEDIVDLYALQNALIHYIAFKLSKAYKIRNNAEYKKIFKWMLLNKSLCQKNPILEELNKNYFIIFKNMKSQNPDSKKEIISASKNIINLFNKDISNIKMNVPLNVVLKAYNRYKNFKNIKNNGG, encoded by the coding sequence ATGTTGAAAGTTTTAATAGCACCTCTCGGCGTTGGAAAAAGTGCAGAAGAGAAAGATGTATCTAAAAGGAAATACAATACTGCAAAATATGTTCTCAATGGGGAAGAAGAAACCAGCCCATTTATATTATCTATTTTAACTAAAACATTAAAGGTTGATAAAGTTATTGTAGTTGGAACTGCGAGATCAATGTGGGAAGAGCTCTATCGATATTATGCTAATGAAGTAAAAGAATTTGATAAAGAATATTGGATAGAAATAGGAAAAAAAGTGGGGGAATCAAAACATAGTCATTACGCTCTCTCAGAAAACGATCTAAAAAAGGTAGAGGAAGTTATTGACAAATATCTACAAAAGATCAACAAAAATGCTACTGGAGGATCTAAATGCAAGATAATCAAATATGGAATTAATAGAGAAGAGATCTGGGAGAATTTTGATATATTCATGGGATTAATAGATGAAATAAACGAGGGGGATGAAATATATTTAGACATAACCCATGCATTTCGATCCATTCCTCTATTTATGTATGTTATGTTAGAGTTTATGAGATACTTTAAAAATGTAAAGTTGAAGGGTATCTATTATGGAATGTTAGATGTGATGAGCGAATTAGGATATGCTCCAGTTGTTGATCTAAGCCCAATATTTGAAATCTCAGAGTGGGTTAGAGGAATGTATGAATTCACAACCTATGGAAATGGATATTTAATCTCAGAACTACTGGAAGAGGAGGATAAAGAAATAGCCAATAGATTGAAAAAGATCTCGCAGTATATTGATGCTAACTTCCTAAAAGAATTAAAAGAAGAAGTGAAAGACCTAAAACCACTGATTGATAGTAAAAAGAACAAAGGAAAGTTCTTAAAATACTTTATCCCAGAACTTCAAAAGTTTGTTAATAAACTAAATTATGAAAAATCCGACTTTGATTTTCAAATATCCATGGCTAAGTGGAATTTTGAAAATAAAAAATATAGTTCTGGCTACATGTGTTTAACTGACTCGATATTTTGGAAAATGTGTAATATTTACAATCTTCCTCCAATTCACGAGAACAGAGAGATTATGAAAGGAATTATATACAATCCTCAATTACAAAGGCAGCATTCAGACATTAAAGCAGTGTGGGATCTTCATTACAACAGGTTAAGAGACAAAAGGAATAAAATAGCCCATGCAGATGTTAGTAAAGGTGGAAAAGGTTTAGATCCTGAAAAAGACCTTAATGACGTAATTAAAGTTTTAGAAGATATGAAAATCAGGAATATGGATGATATAATTAAAGAATTACTCAATACATGTGAAAATGATAAGAAAACATTTGCCCTACTAATTAAAATCTTAAAATCCAAAATCGTGAAGAAAGTAATTGATGCATACAACTTAAACGATGACGAAAACTCATGGAACTTTGTTAAATGCAATCTTCTCCATAAAGAGAACAGATGTTCAAACGAAAATCTAAAAAAACTTATAAACTTGTTTAATAAAGAATATTCTTGTGTTGATGAGTTAAAAGAAGCATTTCAGGAGGTAAAAAGGATGAGAAATGAAGATATTGTAGATCTCTATGCATTACAGAATGCTCTTATTCACTACATTGCATTTAAACTTTCAAAAGCTTATAAAATTAGAAATAATGCAGAATATAAAAAAATCTTTAAGTGGATGCTCTTAAATAAATCGTTATGCCAAAAAAATCCAATTTTAGAGGAACTAAATAAGAACTACTTTATAATTTTTAAAAACATGAAATCCCAAAATCCAGATTCAAAAAAAGAGATAATATCTGCTTCAAAAAATATAATAAATTTATTTAATAAAGATATTTCAAATATTAAGATGAATGTTCCTCTAAATGTGGTTTTAAAAGCATACAATAGATATAAAAATTTTAAAAACATTAAAAATAATGGAGGTTAG
- the csx20 gene encoding CRISPR-associated protein Csx20: MRRMIIILSHKLTEEQIKDAKEHLGVDEFIYLPKPLRDLWSNIPPDIDDIDDHLKPIKDFLENNTKPKDYVLVQGDFGATYKMVNFALDKNLIPVYATTKRIAKDIYDGRKTITIREFKHCKFRRYATY, encoded by the coding sequence ATGAGGAGGATGATAATTATTTTATCTCACAAACTTACAGAGGAGCAAATTAAGGATGCAAAAGAACATTTAGGTGTTGATGAATTTATTTACTTACCAAAACCTTTACGTGATTTATGGTCAAACATTCCGCCTGATATTGATGACATTGATGATCACTTAAAACCAATAAAGGACTTTTTAGAAAACAATACTAAACCAAAGGATTATGTTTTAGTTCAAGGGGACTTTGGAGCCACATATAAAATGGTAAATTTTGCACTTGATAAAAACTTGATTCCTGTATATGCAACTACAAAACGAATCGCAAAAGATATATATGATGGAAGGAAAACAATTACCATCAGAGAATTTAAACACTGTAAGTTTAGAAGATATGCAACATATTAG
- a CDS encoding M20/M25/M40 family metallo-hydrolase — MEYLKILEDLVKIRTDNEKGVKKAFKYLSDLFNNLGIKNEIIEGCFIAYKDDLKKINKIFNSHIDTVKFQREFKREEDKIYGTGVIDAKGNVILMMHAFLTTENSLLVISPDEETKSEGICKFCQYLKNHKEFKENIKKRSLNVIVGEPTDLKVCIGHKGRFEYMVECFGEAKHASFPSSTNPIEIISKVVLDIKNIPLKSIKFEKTYYSSITPTIVKGGVQSNITPDYASVLFDVRSVENDLIKKIDNFLSKKEYYNKIKAGLVKNRNFADFYILKNEELLKKLSDNFDISFFNATCEAFYFNKFLNADAIIYGVGRLELAHSKNEHLYIKEFFKGIKEIEKLANLVEE; from the coding sequence ATGGAGTATTTAAAAATTTTAGAGGACTTAGTAAAAATTAGAACAGATAACGAAAAAGGAGTAAAAAAAGCGTTTAAATATTTATCAGATCTATTTAACAACCTTGGAATAAAAAATGAAATAATAGAAGGATGTTTTATTGCATATAAAGATGATTTAAAAAAGATCAATAAAATATTTAACTCACATATTGATACTGTTAAATTTCAGAGGGAGTTTAAAAGAGAAGAGGATAAAATATATGGAACAGGAGTTATAGATGCAAAAGGAAACGTAATTTTAATGATGCACGCTTTTTTAACTACTGAAAATTCCTTATTGGTTATCTCCCCAGATGAAGAAACGAAATCTGAAGGGATTTGTAAATTTTGTCAGTATTTAAAAAATCATAAGGAATTTAAAGAAAATATTAAAAAAAGATCTCTCAACGTTATAGTTGGAGAACCAACCGACTTAAAAGTGTGCATTGGACATAAAGGTCGTTTTGAATATATGGTAGAGTGTTTTGGAGAAGCGAAACATGCGTCTTTTCCATCATCCACTAACCCAATAGAAATAATAAGTAAAGTGGTTTTAGATATTAAAAATATCCCATTAAAAAGCATAAAATTCGAAAAAACATATTATTCATCTATAACACCAACAATTGTAAAGGGAGGAGTTCAAAGCAATATCACTCCCGACTATGCGAGTGTTTTATTTGATGTTCGCAGTGTAGAAAACGATCTCATAAAAAAGATCGATAATTTCTTATCTAAAAAAGAATATTATAACAAAATAAAAGCAGGTTTGGTTAAAAATAGAAATTTTGCTGACTTTTACATTTTAAAAAATGAGGAATTGTTGAAAAAATTATCGGATAATTTTGACATATCATTTTTTAATGCCACGTGTGAAGCTTTCTACTTCAACAAATTTTTAAACGCTGATGCCATAATATATGGAGTTGGAAGGTTAGAACTCGCACACTCAAAAAATGAACATCTATACATAAAAGAATTTTTTAAGGGAATAAAGGAGATAGAAAAACTCGCTAACTTGGTGGAAGAATGA